Proteins from a genomic interval of Qipengyuania sp. JC766:
- a CDS encoding FKBP-type peptidyl-prolyl cis-trans isomerase, which yields MTEVTRVPLKPIGKGTLAKMWIGIIAAVLVGAGLAWATVPPGTSITVVQAGTGPVAKEGDVVFAKYEGQLEDGTVFDQSQPTPPEIAGFFPEGTPFPVEEGASIPGFYEGLTQVQKGGTYRFEIPSDQAYGDTPQPGSPIPPGSDLTFEVEVVEIMSRADFDRRLQVLQGMMQQQMMQGQPAEGAEGGAPGTPQAPPPQPAPPQ from the coding sequence ATGACCGAAGTTACCCGCGTACCGTTGAAGCCCATCGGCAAGGGCACGCTTGCCAAGATGTGGATCGGCATCATCGCCGCCGTGCTCGTGGGAGCGGGGCTGGCTTGGGCCACCGTGCCGCCGGGAACCAGCATCACCGTGGTGCAGGCGGGCACCGGTCCGGTCGCCAAGGAAGGCGACGTGGTGTTCGCGAAATACGAAGGGCAGCTGGAGGATGGCACGGTGTTCGACCAGTCGCAGCCGACGCCGCCCGAAATCGCAGGTTTCTTCCCCGAAGGCACGCCTTTCCCGGTGGAGGAAGGCGCTTCGATCCCCGGATTCTACGAAGGTTTGACGCAGGTGCAGAAGGGCGGGACCTACCGCTTCGAAATCCCGTCCGACCAGGCCTATGGCGATACGCCGCAGCCCGGCTCCCCCATTCCGCCGGGATCCGACCTGACCTTCGAGGTCGAAGTGGTCGAGATCATGAGCCGCGCCGATTTCGATCGCCGGCTTCAGGTGCTGCAGGGCATGATGCAGCAGCAGATGATGCAGGGCCAGCCGGCCGAAGGGGCAGAGGGCGGCGCGCCCGGCACGCCGCAGGCGCCGCCTCCGCAGCCCGCTCCCCCGCAGTAA
- a CDS encoding potassium transporter TrkG: MPKPLQNPIRFIPALFLAAIGIGTILLMLPVARVGSDSAPFITALFTATSAVAVTGLIVVDTPTYWTGFGQGVILLLFQIGGFGIMTAATLLGLLAGRSFGLRDRMATQVERSRLDIGSARSVLKLVLGITVTVELIVAAILTLRFHFHHGFGWGEALWHGVFHSVSAFNNAGFSTFSDSVMGFQSDWLILVPIMLSVIITALGFPVMQELRARPFAVRKWTLHSKITVLGTVLLLSAGFIGVLVAEWSNPDTLGPMSFADKALNAAFHSAMPRTAGFNSLDVGSFRDETLMGNYLLMFIGGGSAGTAGGIKITTFFVLLAIVFCEVRGQRDAALFGRRVGHGIERQALSVIILALMLITLGTAFILAITPLPMDAVLFETISAFSTVGLSTGITADLPVAGQLVIIALMFIGRVGTITVATALALGDARKPYRYPEENPIVG, from the coding sequence TTGCCGAAGCCGCTCCAGAACCCGATCCGCTTCATCCCGGCCCTGTTCCTGGCCGCGATCGGGATCGGCACGATCCTGCTGATGCTACCCGTCGCCCGGGTCGGGAGCGATAGCGCACCTTTCATCACCGCCCTGTTCACGGCGACCTCGGCCGTGGCGGTCACCGGCCTCATCGTGGTCGATACCCCCACCTACTGGACCGGCTTCGGACAGGGCGTCATCCTGCTGCTGTTCCAGATCGGCGGGTTCGGAATCATGACCGCCGCCACGCTGCTCGGCCTGCTCGCCGGGCGCAGCTTCGGCTTGCGCGACCGGATGGCCACCCAGGTGGAACGCAGCCGGCTGGACATCGGCAGCGCACGCTCCGTCCTGAAGCTGGTACTGGGCATCACCGTGACGGTGGAACTGATCGTCGCGGCGATCCTGACCCTGCGCTTCCACTTCCACCACGGTTTCGGCTGGGGAGAGGCGCTGTGGCACGGCGTGTTTCATTCGGTCAGCGCGTTCAACAATGCCGGCTTCTCGACCTTTTCGGACAGCGTCATGGGCTTCCAGTCAGATTGGCTGATCCTGGTCCCCATCATGCTGTCGGTCATCATTACCGCCCTTGGCTTCCCGGTGATGCAGGAACTGCGCGCCCGTCCGTTCGCGGTGCGCAAATGGACGCTTCATTCGAAGATCACCGTCCTCGGCACGGTGCTGCTGCTATCGGCGGGCTTCATCGGCGTGCTGGTGGCCGAATGGTCCAACCCCGACACGCTCGGCCCGATGTCGTTCGCGGACAAGGCGCTCAACGCCGCCTTCCATTCCGCCATGCCGCGCACCGCCGGTTTCAACAGCCTCGACGTCGGCAGCTTCCGTGACGAGACGTTGATGGGCAATTACCTGCTCATGTTCATCGGCGGCGGCAGCGCGGGGACCGCCGGCGGGATCAAGATAACGACCTTCTTCGTGCTGCTGGCAATCGTCTTCTGCGAAGTCCGCGGGCAGCGCGACGCTGCCCTGTTCGGTCGCCGCGTGGGCCATGGCATTGAACGGCAGGCCTTGTCGGTCATCATCCTAGCGCTGATGCTCATCACCCTCGGCACCGCCTTCATCCTGGCCATCACTCCGCTGCCGATGGACGCGGTGCTGTTCGAAACGATCTCCGCCTTTTCCACCGTCGGCCTGTCCACCGGCATCACGGCGGACCTGCCGGTGGCAGGCCAGCTCGTCATCATCGCGCTGATGTTCATCGGGCGGGTCGGAACCATTACCGTCGCAACGGCGCTGGCGCTGGGCGATGCACGCAAACCCTATCGTTATCCGGAGGAGAACCCCATTGTCGGCTAA
- the gatA gene encoding Asp-tRNA(Asn)/Glu-tRNA(Gln) amidotransferase subunit GatA, whose amino-acid sequence MTDFTNMGVKAIRDGVVSGEFTAREVAESYNAAVADAGALNAFIIATPDKAIEAAEAVDDSRSGGRTLGKMAGVPIGMKDLFCTKGVQSTAASRILEGFVPEYESTVSQKLWDAGAGMLGKLNLDQFAMGSSNETSYFGNVSSPWRKQGSNSAMSPGGSSGGSSAAVAARIAPAATGTDTGGSIRQPAAFAGITGIKPTYGRCSRWGIVAFASSLDQAGPMARDVTDCAIMLEAMAGFDPKDSTSLDMPVPEWEAGLSADLKGKKIGIPKEYRMDGTDEEILASWEQGKEWLRDAGAEIVDISLPHTKYALPAYYIIAPAEASSNLARYDGVRYGLRDLPDGAGLQDMYAATRAAGFGDEVKRRILIGTYVLSAGFYDAYYNQAQKVRALVARDFEKAWAQCDAILAPTTPTASFPLGSLNDDPLTMYLNDVFAVPASLAGLPAMSVPATVNKDGLPLGLQIVGKPFDEQGVLNAGLAIEQRAQFAAKPEKWW is encoded by the coding sequence ATGACGGACTTCACCAACATGGGTGTGAAGGCGATCCGCGACGGGGTCGTCTCCGGCGAATTCACGGCACGCGAAGTGGCGGAAAGCTACAACGCGGCGGTCGCTGACGCGGGCGCGCTTAACGCCTTCATCATCGCCACGCCGGACAAGGCGATCGAGGCCGCCGAAGCGGTCGATGACTCGCGCTCCGGCGGAAGGACGCTCGGCAAGATGGCGGGCGTGCCGATCGGCATGAAGGACCTGTTCTGCACGAAGGGTGTGCAGAGCACGGCTGCGAGCCGCATCCTCGAAGGCTTCGTCCCGGAATACGAGAGCACCGTTTCTCAGAAGCTTTGGGACGCAGGTGCCGGCATGCTGGGCAAGCTGAACCTCGACCAGTTCGCCATGGGGTCGTCCAACGAGACGAGCTATTTCGGCAATGTATCTTCCCCCTGGCGCAAGCAGGGCAGCAATTCGGCGATGAGCCCGGGCGGATCGTCCGGCGGATCCTCCGCCGCAGTCGCCGCGCGCATCGCGCCTGCCGCGACCGGCACGGACACCGGCGGATCGATCCGGCAGCCCGCCGCATTTGCCGGCATTACCGGGATCAAGCCGACCTATGGCCGTTGCAGCCGTTGGGGCATCGTCGCCTTTGCCAGCAGCCTCGACCAGGCCGGGCCGATGGCGCGCGACGTCACCGACTGCGCGATCATGCTGGAAGCGATGGCGGGCTTCGACCCGAAGGATTCGACCAGTCTCGACATGCCCGTGCCCGAATGGGAAGCCGGCCTTTCGGCGGACCTGAAAGGTAAGAAGATCGGTATCCCGAAGGAATACCGGATGGACGGTACGGACGAGGAAATCCTCGCCAGCTGGGAACAGGGCAAGGAATGGCTGCGCGATGCGGGCGCCGAGATCGTCGATATCTCGCTGCCGCACACGAAATACGCGCTGCCGGCCTATTACATCATCGCGCCCGCCGAAGCGTCCAGCAACCTCGCGCGCTATGACGGCGTGCGGTACGGCCTGCGCGACCTGCCGGACGGGGCGGGGCTGCAGGACATGTACGCCGCCACGCGCGCCGCCGGTTTCGGGGACGAGGTCAAGCGCCGCATCCTGATCGGCACCTATGTGCTCAGCGCCGGCTTCTACGACGCCTATTACAACCAGGCGCAGAAAGTCCGCGCGCTGGTCGCCCGCGACTTCGAAAAGGCCTGGGCGCAGTGCGACGCGATCCTTGCGCCGACCACGCCGACCGCCAGCTTCCCGCTGGGATCGTTGAACGACGATCCGCTGACCATGTACCTGAACGACGTGTTCGCGGTGCCGGCATCGCTCGCAGGCCTGCCGGCGATGAGCGTCCCGGCGACGGTCAACAAGGACGGGCTCCCGCTCGGCCTGCAGATCGTGGGCAAGCCTTTCGACGAGCAGGGCGTGTTGAATGCGGGCCTTGCGATAGAACAGCGGGCGCAATTTGCCGCAAAGCCGGAGAAGTGGTGGTGA
- the rpsU gene encoding 30S ribosomal protein S21 — MQIVVRDNNVEQALRALKKKLQREGVYREMKLRRHYEKPSEKRAREKAAAVRRARKMDRKRAERDG; from the coding sequence ATGCAGATCGTCGTTCGCGATAACAATGTGGAACAGGCCTTGCGCGCGCTCAAGAAGAAGCTGCAGCGCGAAGGTGTCTATCGCGAGATGAAGCTGCGTCGCCATTACGAAAAGCCGAGCGAGAAGCGCGCCCGTGAAAAGGCCGCCGCCGTTCGCCGTGCGCGCAAGATGGATCGCAAGCGCGCCGAACGCGACGGCTGA
- a CDS encoding DUF4153 domain-containing protein yields MIDRSGDAAGETPIASSEAEDWPLRPAILAALGGVAGLVVWELLDGFDPGPVRSAFAAFIFFASGTLGFVLGPPIRIADLAFAAGVGAVMGGISGWAVAAGASYAGEEYAFAAGVFFALLAIPLYQSDFHRLRWHTPYCDTHFHVWTDAVCAGGAFLFVILSWILLWLLHGLFSLVGIDLIDEMIREGWFVGLFCGATFGGALGVLRNQIGVIGTLQRVVMLVFSLLTVPFALAVVIFVAILLLSGGNALWEATDSATPVLLACAVGCFVLANSVVRDDDASRSGNVVMQAAALALAVMILPLTIFAAISMGIRIDQYGLAPERIWALVAIAIAFAYGVAYWAALVRGRLTGWGAHIRRANLHLAVVTCAIAFVLAMPLLDFGAISTRDQLARLQSGEVSPEEFDFAALRWDFGDAGRDGLAALVASKDEAIRVEAGEALAQESRPDRWSDEFWVSDMTDQIIVYPSGAQMPDALAEAIKSEPVCRGDLVCRIYLQPDGRTAAVLGDRCVPPRVSRDDAIEPKYDCSIDAEPFVLIDGSWVAIQSIPTEPEMSAEEERESLRLEREAIERGDVRIAPAQERSIFIGDKQVGPIFD; encoded by the coding sequence ATGATCGACCGATCCGGGGACGCGGCAGGGGAAACGCCGATCGCGAGTTCCGAGGCCGAGGACTGGCCGCTGCGTCCCGCCATCCTGGCCGCTCTGGGCGGCGTGGCTGGACTGGTCGTCTGGGAGCTGCTCGACGGCTTCGATCCCGGCCCCGTCCGATCCGCCTTCGCCGCTTTCATATTCTTCGCTTCGGGCACCCTTGGCTTCGTCCTGGGGCCACCCATCCGTATCGCGGACCTCGCCTTCGCCGCCGGCGTGGGGGCGGTCATGGGCGGGATCTCGGGCTGGGCCGTCGCGGCCGGGGCCAGCTATGCGGGCGAGGAATATGCCTTTGCCGCCGGCGTCTTCTTCGCGCTCCTCGCCATTCCGCTCTACCAGTCCGATTTCCACCGCCTGCGCTGGCACACACCCTATTGCGACACGCATTTCCATGTCTGGACCGACGCGGTCTGCGCCGGGGGCGCGTTCCTGTTCGTCATCCTGAGCTGGATATTGCTGTGGCTGCTGCACGGGCTGTTCAGCCTCGTCGGGATCGATCTCATCGACGAGATGATTCGCGAAGGATGGTTCGTCGGGCTTTTTTGCGGGGCGACATTCGGCGGGGCGCTGGGGGTCCTGCGTAACCAGATCGGCGTGATCGGGACGCTGCAGCGTGTCGTCATGCTGGTATTCTCCCTGCTCACAGTGCCGTTCGCGCTGGCAGTCGTCATCTTCGTGGCGATCCTGTTGCTTTCGGGCGGCAACGCCCTGTGGGAAGCGACCGACAGCGCGACGCCGGTCCTGCTGGCCTGCGCCGTCGGATGCTTCGTCCTCGCCAATTCCGTGGTGCGGGACGACGATGCATCGCGCAGCGGCAACGTGGTCATGCAAGCCGCCGCTCTGGCACTTGCCGTCATGATCCTCCCGCTGACAATCTTCGCCGCGATCAGCATGGGGATCCGCATCGACCAGTACGGTCTCGCGCCCGAGCGGATCTGGGCGCTGGTCGCGATCGCCATCGCATTTGCCTATGGCGTGGCGTACTGGGCCGCGCTCGTCCGGGGGCGCCTGACGGGCTGGGGCGCGCATATCCGGCGCGCCAACCTGCATCTCGCCGTGGTGACTTGCGCTATCGCATTCGTGCTCGCCATGCCGCTGCTCGATTTCGGCGCGATCTCGACCCGCGACCAGCTGGCGCGGTTGCAATCGGGCGAAGTTTCTCCGGAAGAGTTCGACTTCGCCGCTCTGCGCTGGGACTTCGGCGATGCGGGGCGAGATGGCCTCGCGGCTCTGGTCGCGTCGAAAGACGAAGCGATACGTGTCGAGGCTGGAGAGGCTTTGGCCCAGGAATCTCGTCCGGACCGCTGGAGCGACGAGTTTTGGGTGAGCGACATGACGGACCAGATCATTGTCTACCCATCTGGTGCCCAGATGCCGGATGCACTCGCCGAAGCGATCAAGTCCGAGCCGGTCTGTCGCGGCGATCTGGTTTGTCGCATCTATCTGCAGCCTGACGGGAGAACCGCCGCTGTTCTCGGAGATCGGTGCGTCCCGCCGCGGGTGTCCCGCGATGATGCTATCGAACCAAAGTATGATTGCAGTATTGATGCTGAACCCTTCGTCTTGATCGACGGTTCGTGGGTCGCCATCCAGTCAATTCCAACCGAGCCTGAGATGTCCGCTGAGGAAGAACGTGAATCGCTTCGCTTGGAGCGAGAGGCAATCGAGCGCGGCGACGTGCGGATCGCTCCTGCGCAAGAGCGGAGCATCTTTATCGGTGATAAACAGGTTGGCCCGATTTTCGATTAG
- the gatB gene encoding Asp-tRNA(Asn)/Glu-tRNA(Gln) amidotransferase subunit GatB, whose amino-acid sequence MTNYRIQGATGEWEVVIGLEVHAQVTSNAKLFSGASTEFGAEPNAQVSLVDAAMPGMLPVPNRECIRQAVRTGMAIEAQINAWSRFDRKNYFYADLPQGYQISQLYHPLVGEGQLLIEADEKAGIPEDKVIGIERIHVEQDAGKLMHDQHPTMSYVDLNRSGVALMEIVSRPDMRSPAEAGAYVRKLRSILRYVGSCDGNMEEGSMRADVNVSVRKPGAEFGTRTETKNVNSVRFVMQVIEYEANRQVDVIENGGTVDQETRLFDPNTGTTRTMRSKEDAHDYRYFPDPDLLPLELDEDFLAECRESLPELPDAKRRRYEQELGLTPYNARELTAEVETFARFETLLEASAKAIGKPAADVATQVANWALSVAPGVMKSLGEEADPAFAKADAQAAILAMQDKGEISGGQAKEIYEIVLKTGREPAEIAETEGLKQVSDTGAIESAIDDILANNQDKVEQYRGGKDKLFGFFVGQTMKAMQGKANPAVVNQLLKDKLG is encoded by the coding sequence ATGACTAATTACCGCATCCAGGGCGCGACAGGCGAGTGGGAGGTCGTGATCGGCCTCGAGGTCCATGCACAGGTGACTTCCAACGCGAAGCTGTTTTCCGGCGCCTCCACCGAGTTCGGGGCGGAGCCGAACGCGCAGGTCAGCCTGGTCGACGCGGCGATGCCCGGCATGCTGCCCGTGCCCAACCGCGAATGCATCCGCCAGGCAGTGCGCACCGGCATGGCGATCGAGGCGCAGATCAACGCCTGGAGCCGGTTCGACCGGAAGAACTACTTCTACGCCGACTTGCCGCAGGGCTACCAGATCAGCCAGCTCTACCACCCGCTCGTGGGCGAGGGGCAGCTGCTGATCGAGGCGGACGAAAAGGCCGGCATTCCCGAGGACAAGGTCATCGGGATCGAACGTATCCATGTGGAGCAGGACGCGGGCAAGCTGATGCACGACCAGCACCCGACCATGAGCTATGTCGACCTCAACCGCAGCGGCGTGGCGCTGATGGAAATCGTTTCCCGGCCCGACATGCGCAGCCCCGCCGAGGCCGGCGCCTATGTCCGCAAGCTGCGCAGCATCCTGCGCTATGTCGGCAGTTGCGACGGCAACATGGAAGAAGGTTCGATGCGCGCGGACGTGAACGTGTCCGTGCGCAAGCCCGGCGCGGAATTCGGAACGCGCACCGAAACGAAGAACGTCAATTCGGTGCGGTTCGTGATGCAGGTCATCGAATACGAGGCGAATCGCCAGGTCGACGTGATCGAGAATGGCGGCACGGTGGACCAGGAAACCCGCCTGTTCGATCCCAACACCGGCACCACGCGCACCATGCGCAGCAAGGAAGACGCGCACGATTATCGCTATTTCCCCGATCCGGACCTGCTGCCGCTGGAACTGGATGAGGACTTCCTCGCCGAATGCCGCGAGAGCCTGCCCGAGCTGCCGGATGCCAAGCGCCGCCGGTACGAGCAGGAACTGGGCCTGACGCCCTACAACGCACGCGAACTGACGGCGGAGGTGGAGACCTTCGCCCGTTTCGAAACGCTGCTGGAAGCGAGCGCGAAGGCGATCGGCAAGCCGGCGGCCGACGTCGCCACGCAGGTCGCCAACTGGGCGCTTTCGGTGGCACCGGGCGTTATGAAGTCGCTGGGCGAGGAAGCGGACCCCGCCTTCGCCAAGGCCGATGCGCAGGCAGCGATCCTGGCGATGCAGGATAAGGGCGAGATTTCCGGCGGACAGGCAAAGGAAATCTACGAGATCGTCCTCAAGACCGGACGCGAGCCGGCCGAGATCGCCGAGACCGAGGGCTTGAAGCAGGTCAGCGATACCGGTGCGATCGAAAGCGCGATCGACGACATCCTTGCCAACAACCAGGACAAGGTGGAGCAGTATCGCGGCGGGAAGGACAAGCTGTTCGGCTTCTTCGTCGGCCAGACGATGAAGGCGATGCAGGGCAAGGCCAACCCGGCGGTGGTGAACCAGCTGCTGAAGGACAAGCTGGGCTGA
- a CDS encoding RluA family pseudouridine synthase, with translation MSTDASREVRQFTVAPDDDGVRLDRWFKRHLPQIGFATIGKWARTGQIRVDGKRAKPDDRLQAGQVLRVPPGGESPHRKPRARRELTAEELSQAEDMVIRTTPSAIVLNKPPGLATQGGSKTTKHVDGLLDAYAPGEDDPRPRLVHRLDKDTSGVLLVARTPGSAASYSKRFSGRSAKKIYWALVVGVPDVREGTIDAPLAKQPGTGGEKMHVDEENGQAAKTRYRVVDSAGKKACWVELEPLTGRTHQLRVHLAAIGHPIVGDGKYGGQDAMLTGSVSRKMHLHARRLIIDQPEGGKLDVTADLPEHFAATMEQLGFDPALSDAEPERGPPERSKAEKKQAARQHAKQYRRAQRGPRRARGGAGPGGGKPGGKGGAKPGAKPGRGRKR, from the coding sequence ATGAGCACGGACGCATCCCGGGAAGTGCGCCAGTTCACCGTGGCGCCGGACGATGACGGCGTGCGCCTCGACCGCTGGTTCAAGCGGCACCTGCCGCAGATCGGCTTCGCCACCATCGGCAAATGGGCCCGCACCGGCCAGATCCGCGTGGACGGCAAGCGGGCCAAGCCGGACGACCGGCTCCAGGCGGGCCAGGTCCTGCGCGTACCGCCCGGCGGCGAATCGCCGCATCGCAAGCCGCGCGCGCGCCGCGAATTGACCGCGGAGGAGCTGTCGCAGGCAGAGGACATGGTAATCAGGACCACCCCGTCCGCCATCGTGCTCAACAAGCCCCCGGGCCTCGCCACGCAGGGCGGCAGCAAGACGACCAAGCACGTGGACGGCCTGCTCGATGCCTACGCACCGGGAGAGGACGATCCGCGCCCGCGCCTCGTCCACCGGCTGGACAAGGACACCAGCGGGGTCCTGCTGGTTGCCCGCACGCCGGGCAGCGCCGCGTCCTATTCCAAGCGCTTTTCGGGCCGCAGCGCGAAGAAGATCTACTGGGCGCTCGTCGTGGGCGTGCCCGACGTGCGCGAGGGCACGATCGACGCGCCGCTCGCCAAACAGCCGGGCACGGGCGGCGAGAAGATGCACGTGGACGAGGAAAACGGCCAGGCCGCGAAGACGCGCTACCGGGTCGTCGATTCGGCGGGCAAGAAGGCCTGCTGGGTCGAACTGGAGCCGCTGACCGGCCGCACCCACCAGTTGCGCGTCCATCTCGCCGCGATCGGCCACCCGATCGTGGGCGATGGCAAGTATGGCGGGCAGGACGCGATGCTGACCGGCAGCGTGAGCCGCAAGATGCACCTGCACGCGCGCCGCCTGATCATCGACCAGCCCGAGGGCGGCAAGCTGGACGTGACGGCCGACCTGCCCGAACATTTCGCCGCCACGATGGAACAGCTCGGCTTCGATCCGGCACTGAGCGACGCGGAGCCCGAACGCGGCCCACCCGAGCGCAGCAAGGCGGAAAAGAAGCAGGCCGCGCGCCAGCACGCCAAGCAGTATCGCCGTGCCCAGCGCGGGCCGCGCCGCGCGCGCGGGGGTGCCGGACCGGGCGGCGGAAAGCCAGGCGGAAAGGGCGGCGCGAAGCCCGGCGCGAAGCCCGGCAGGGGCCGCAAGCGCTGA
- the gatC gene encoding Asp-tRNA(Asn)/Glu-tRNA(Gln) amidotransferase subunit GatC, protein MSITRDEVAKIASLARIRMSDAELERMAPELNNILDWVEQLGEVDTSDVQPMTAVIPQQLRLRADEIDADPLTGGGRREDVLANAPAAEHGFFGVPKVIE, encoded by the coding sequence ATGTCTATCACTCGCGACGAAGTGGCGAAAATCGCCAGTCTTGCCCGCATCCGCATGTCCGATGCGGAGCTCGAGCGCATGGCGCCGGAACTGAACAACATCCTCGACTGGGTCGAGCAGCTGGGCGAGGTCGATACGAGCGACGTCCAGCCGATGACGGCAGTCATTCCGCAGCAACTGCGCCTGCGCGCGGACGAGATCGACGCCGACCCGCTGACCGGCGGTGGCCGGCGAGAGGACGTGCTCGCCAACGCTCCGGCCGCCGAACACGGTTTCTTCGGCGTCCCCAAGGTGATCGAATAA
- a CDS encoding FMN-binding negative transcriptional regulator, producing the protein MHPHPAFRDGDRALHETLIEQIGFGMVFAQTPDGPRVAHTPLVSTGDGAIQFHLSRGNAMTRHLAGTTALLLVNGPDAYVSPRWYADPSQAPTWNYVALEMEGPVRRMEREGLEAFLEALAARSEGRITDGGAPWTMDKMEDDYRRKLLAGIVGFEMEVRAWRDTVKLSQNKPEDERERLIEGLDAQGSAAIAELMRTLA; encoded by the coding sequence ATGCATCCCCATCCCGCCTTTCGCGACGGGGATCGCGCGCTACACGAAACGCTGATCGAACAGATCGGCTTCGGCATGGTGTTCGCGCAGACGCCGGACGGTCCGCGCGTCGCGCATACCCCGCTGGTGTCGACCGGCGACGGAGCGATCCAGTTCCACCTTTCGCGCGGCAACGCGATGACGCGCCACCTCGCAGGCACCACCGCGCTTCTGCTGGTCAACGGACCCGACGCCTACGTCTCGCCGCGCTGGTACGCCGATCCCAGCCAGGCGCCGACATGGAATTATGTCGCGCTGGAAATGGAAGGTCCGGTCCGCCGCATGGAACGCGAAGGCCTGGAAGCGTTCCTCGAAGCGCTCGCCGCCCGCAGCGAAGGGCGGATCACGGATGGCGGCGCGCCGTGGACGATGGACAAGATGGAGGACGATTACCGGCGCAAGCTGCTCGCCGGGATCGTCGGCTTCGAAATGGAAGTGCGCGCTTGGCGCGATACGGTGAAGCTGTCCCAGAACAAGCCGGAGGACGAGCGGGAACGCCTGATCGAAGGGCTTGATGCCCAAGGGTCCGCGGCCATTGCCGAACTGATGCGGACGCTGGCGTGA
- a CDS encoding TrkA family potassium uptake protein gives MSAKRRKPILVIGLGRFGEAVARSLGRMGHEVLGIDVSPENVRQMADVVTQCVEADATDIETLRKLGVEDFEAAVVGIGTDLEASVLSVLALSDLGVQQIWAKAINANHGRILERTGATNIVYPEARMGERVAHILSGQMIDYIEFDDDFAIAKMATPSDVSGKSLGQSRIRTDHGVTVVGVKRPGQDFIYAEAHTQVELGDLLIVSGTRQRVERFVARAGK, from the coding sequence TTGTCGGCTAAACGCAGGAAACCGATCCTCGTCATCGGTCTGGGCCGTTTCGGCGAAGCCGTGGCCCGCTCGCTCGGCCGAATGGGCCACGAAGTCCTCGGCATCGACGTGAGCCCCGAAAACGTGCGCCAGATGGCCGATGTGGTGACCCAGTGCGTGGAAGCGGATGCCACCGACATAGAAACGCTGCGCAAACTTGGCGTCGAGGATTTCGAGGCTGCAGTCGTCGGGATCGGCACCGATCTCGAGGCGAGCGTCCTGTCGGTCCTCGCCCTCTCCGACCTCGGCGTACAGCAGATCTGGGCCAAGGCCATCAACGCCAATCACGGCCGCATCCTGGAGCGGACCGGCGCGACCAACATCGTCTATCCCGAAGCGAGGATGGGTGAGCGCGTGGCCCATATCCTGAGCGGACAGATGATCGATTACATCGAGTTCGACGACGACTTCGCCATCGCCAAGATGGCCACGCCGAGCGACGTTTCCGGCAAATCGCTCGGCCAGAGCCGTATCCGGACCGATCACGGCGTTACGGTGGTCGGCGTCAAGCGGCCGGGCCAGGACTTCATCTATGCAGAAGCGCACACGCAGGTCGAACTGGGCGACCTGCTGATCGTGTCCGGGACCCGCCAGCGGGTCGAACGGTTCGTGGCCCGCGCCGGGAAATAG
- the crcB gene encoding fluoride efflux transporter CrcB yields the protein MASPSPLLATGLVAIGGGIGAALRFHLGRAIGPLAGGFPAATLTANVGGSLAMGLLAGWLARHGTGGESLRLLLGVGLLGGFTTFSAFSLEMMLLIERGQAGMAIGYAAASVAAGLLGLYLGLLVMRATA from the coding sequence ATGGCATCACCTTCACCCCTACTGGCAACGGGTCTGGTCGCGATCGGCGGCGGCATCGGCGCGGCGCTGCGCTTCCATCTCGGCCGTGCGATCGGCCCGCTGGCCGGCGGTTTTCCGGCCGCGACCCTGACCGCCAATGTCGGGGGAAGCCTGGCGATGGGGCTCCTCGCGGGATGGCTGGCCCGGCACGGCACGGGCGGCGAAAGCCTGCGCCTGCTATTGGGGGTCGGGCTGCTGGGCGGCTTCACCACCTTTTCCGCGTTCAGCCTCGAGATGATGCTGCTGATCGAGCGCGGCCAGGCCGGCATGGCCATCGGATACGCGGCCGCTTCGGTCGCGGCTGGCCTGCTCGGCCTCTATCTAGGCCTCCTGGTCATGCGGGCGACGGCATGA